From the Rhizobium oryzihabitans genome, one window contains:
- the dmeF gene encoding CDF family Co(II)/Ni(II) efflux transporter DmeF, translated as MSSSQGHAHDHPHPHDHSHGRALNAAHEHFFLGDNHLRNERRTWLVIGITATMMVVEIVAGNMFGSMALTADGWHMSTHAAAMLIAALAYLYARKHASNRRFSFGTGKLGDLAGFASAVILALIAVLIGWESFLRFQSPVAINFREAIIVAVVGLIVNLVCAWLLKDDHHHGNDHGHAHGHGHNAGQDQNLRAAYIHVLADALTSVLAIGALVLGSLYDWLWLDPAIGIVGAIVIARWSWGLIRDTGGVLLDYVPEGEDLPEEIQEILVKEGAEIVDLHIWQLGPGHHGAIVSIVVNDPHAPSYYRAKLAAIHDLSHVTVEVETRAA; from the coding sequence ATGAGTTCATCTCAAGGGCATGCGCACGACCATCCCCATCCGCACGATCACAGCCATGGTCGTGCGCTCAACGCCGCCCATGAACATTTCTTCCTTGGCGACAACCACCTGCGGAACGAACGCCGCACGTGGCTAGTGATTGGTATCACCGCCACCATGATGGTGGTGGAGATCGTCGCCGGAAACATGTTCGGGTCTATGGCTTTGACGGCAGATGGCTGGCATATGTCCACGCACGCTGCGGCCATGCTCATCGCGGCATTGGCCTATCTCTATGCTCGCAAGCACGCCAGCAACCGCCGCTTCTCATTCGGCACTGGCAAGCTCGGCGACCTTGCAGGATTCGCCAGCGCCGTGATCCTGGCGCTAATCGCGGTGCTTATCGGCTGGGAAAGTTTTCTGCGCTTCCAGTCGCCTGTAGCGATCAATTTCAGGGAAGCCATCATCGTGGCGGTGGTCGGATTGATCGTAAACCTTGTCTGCGCATGGCTCCTCAAGGATGATCACCATCACGGAAACGATCATGGCCATGCTCACGGACACGGGCACAATGCAGGCCAGGATCAGAACCTTCGCGCCGCCTACATCCACGTACTGGCTGATGCGCTGACCTCCGTTCTGGCGATCGGCGCGCTGGTTCTCGGAAGCCTCTATGACTGGCTCTGGCTTGATCCAGCTATTGGTATCGTCGGCGCTATTGTGATCGCTCGCTGGTCCTGGGGATTAATCCGAGATACGGGCGGCGTCCTGCTCGACTACGTTCCTGAAGGCGAAGACCTCCCCGAGGAAATACAGGAAATCCTCGTCAAGGAAGGCGCGGAAATCGTCGATCTCCACATCTGGCAACTCGGGCCCGGCCACCACGGAGCCATCGTTTCTATCGTCGTCAATGATCCGCATGCGCCGTCCTACTACCGCGCAAAGCTTGCGGCCATTCACGATCTGTCGCATGTGACGGTGGAGGTCGAAACCCGCGCGGCTTGA
- a CDS encoding VIT1/CCC1 transporter family protein yields the protein MRGLHRETHLVSRIGWLRAAVLGANDGIVSTASLIVGVAASAAGSSEILIAGVAGLVAGAMSMAAGEYVSVSSQADTEQADLARERLELDGQPDLEREELAQLYTRRGVEIDLARQVAVQLMQKDALEAHAREELGISEITTARPIVAALTSALTFAVGAIMPLAMVWVAPPNQLVMLVSVASLMFLALLGAIGAKAGGANVLRATVRVTFWGAFAMALTAGIGALVGTAV from the coding sequence ATGAGGGGCCTTCATCGCGAAACGCATCTCGTTTCCCGGATCGGGTGGCTGCGAGCCGCCGTTCTCGGTGCAAATGACGGTATCGTATCCACTGCGAGCTTAATCGTCGGCGTTGCAGCCTCCGCGGCGGGCAGCTCGGAGATCTTGATCGCCGGCGTCGCCGGCCTCGTGGCTGGTGCGATGTCGATGGCGGCTGGAGAATATGTCTCGGTCAGCTCGCAGGCGGATACCGAACAGGCTGATCTCGCCCGCGAACGGCTTGAGCTTGACGGCCAGCCCGATCTTGAGCGCGAGGAACTCGCACAGCTTTACACCAGGCGCGGCGTCGAGATTGATCTGGCCCGACAGGTAGCAGTGCAACTAATGCAGAAGGATGCGCTTGAGGCGCATGCCCGCGAAGAACTTGGCATCTCCGAAATCACTACCGCCCGACCGATCGTTGCCGCGCTGACGTCGGCTCTGACGTTCGCGGTTGGCGCGATAATGCCACTCGCAATGGTATGGGTGGCGCCACCGAACCAACTGGTGATGCTGGTCTCTGTAGCCTCGCTTATGTTCCTCGCCCTGCTCGGCGCGATTGGTGCCAAGGCAGGCGGTGCAAATGTGCTGAGGGCCACGGTACGCGTAACCTTCTGGGGCGCCTTTGCGATGGCGCTGACAGCAGGCATAGGCGCCT
- a CDS encoding DUF1289 domain-containing protein, with product MNNKSPCTDLCRFDPRNKWCLGCGRTADEIKAWRKMSPYHRTNLSTELKRRMKRLKDGEDGAATASACL from the coding sequence ATGAATAATAAGTCGCCTTGCACCGATCTGTGCCGCTTCGATCCGCGCAATAAATGGTGCTTGGGCTGCGGCCGGACGGCGGATGAAATCAAGGCGTGGCGCAAAATGTCGCCCTATCACCGGACAAATTTGTCGACTGAATTGAAACGCCGCATGAAGCGATTAAAGGATGGCGAGGACGGCGCTGCGACCGCATCCGCTTGCTTGTAG
- a CDS encoding RHE_PE00001 family protein yields the protein MNSMSYDLAKLPIHSLLRPISEAAVALARLDERIARSPVGEGFLERSHFLDAHASLWVDGELVHLEDLVLHDALRDIRAPTHELTIARDILKTRRRIAAHPPAWALSDQGLASLRGRSWAGASLGGDREGVRDGSVEVSDAPAEIGDAEDPEIDGLGDAFAAIDAVLARSGVAIEEAKKPGSAKNAPEKDPFVYDLDWDEDERLEEWRAVLARAQDLPPVLQAIVALDAWNQIAVLQHAPWLGRLLAASVLREGGVTTGGHHAAINLGLKAIPVERRRHRDRETRLLAIARALTISAETGLKEHDRLVLARQMMMRKLEGRRTSSRLPELVELVMARPLISAGMVAKTLEVTPQGARRIVQELGLREMTGRGRFRAWGIL from the coding sequence ATAAATTCAATGTCTTACGATCTCGCCAAATTGCCCATCCACAGCCTGCTGCGGCCGATCTCCGAGGCCGCTGTTGCTCTTGCCCGTCTCGACGAGCGCATTGCCCGCTCCCCCGTCGGCGAGGGCTTTCTCGAGCGGTCGCATTTCCTCGACGCGCATGCCTCGCTCTGGGTCGACGGTGAACTCGTTCATCTCGAAGACCTCGTCCTGCATGACGCGCTCCGGGATATCCGTGCTCCCACCCATGAACTCACCATTGCCCGCGACATCCTGAAAACTCGCCGTCGCATCGCCGCCCATCCCCCCGCCTGGGCCCTCTCTGATCAAGGCCTCGCCTCCCTCCGCGGCCGGTCGTGGGCCGGAGCATCATTGGGTGGAGACAGGGAGGGGGTGCGGGATGGCAGTGTTGAGGTGAGCGACGCTCCGGCCGAGATAGGGGATGCGGAAGATCCCGAGATTGATGGTCTGGGTGATGCGTTTGCAGCGATCGATGCAGTACTCGCCCGATCCGGGGTCGCGATCGAAGAGGCGAAGAAGCCGGGGAGCGCCAAAAACGCTCCGGAAAAGGATCCGTTCGTTTATGACCTCGACTGGGATGAGGACGAGCGGCTGGAGGAGTGGCGGGCCGTGCTCGCGCGTGCCCAGGACTTGCCGCCGGTCCTGCAGGCAATCGTGGCGCTGGATGCCTGGAACCAGATCGCTGTCCTCCAGCATGCGCCTTGGCTCGGGCGTTTGCTCGCCGCCTCGGTCCTGCGCGAGGGCGGCGTTACCACTGGCGGTCATCACGCAGCGATCAATCTCGGGCTCAAGGCCATTCCGGTCGAGCGGCGCCGGCATCGTGACCGTGAGACGCGGTTGCTGGCGATAGCAAGGGCGCTGACAATCTCCGCCGAGACGGGGCTCAAGGAGCATGACCGGTTGGTGCTGGCGCGGCAGATGATGATGCGCAAGCTGGAGGGACGGCGAACGTCGTCCAGGCTGCCGGAGCTGGTCGAGTTGGTCATGGCGCGGCCGTTGATCTCGGCCGGGATGGTGGCGAAGACGCTTGAGGTCACGCCTCAAGGAGCGAGGCGCATCGTGCAGGAGCTCGGTCTTCGCGAGATGACGGGCAGGGGAAGGTTTCGGGCGTGGGGGATTTTATGA
- a CDS encoding OsmC family protein produces MLGYKVSAQRIDPRESVARTETAEVRLATGLSGAADAFNPAELLLASIAACMIKGIERVIPPLAFSIDGVEVVLHAVRQDDPPLIVSVKYQLVVDTDETDQRLELLHKNVRKYGTISNTVPLAARLDGVIWRKS; encoded by the coding sequence ATGCTCGGATACAAGGTCTCGGCTCAACGGATAGATCCTAGGGAGAGTGTGGCACGCACCGAGACTGCCGAGGTCAGGCTTGCCACGGGACTGTCCGGCGCTGCCGATGCCTTCAATCCGGCCGAACTTCTGCTCGCGTCCATCGCTGCCTGTATGATCAAGGGCATTGAGCGCGTCATTCCTCCCCTCGCTTTCTCTATTGATGGTGTCGAGGTGGTCCTTCACGCCGTTCGACAGGATGATCCGCCGCTTATCGTTTCGGTCAAGTACCAACTCGTGGTCGATACCGATGAGACTGACCAACGGCTTGAACTTTTACACAAGAATGTCCGCAAATACGGCACAATCTCCAACACCGTCCCTCTTGCAGCCCGCTTAGATGGTGTAATCTGGAGGAAGTCATGA
- a CDS encoding metal/formaldehyde-sensitive transcriptional repressor has translation MSHTIREKQKLINRVRRIRGQMEGVERMLEEEKGCVEVMQTIAGARGAINGLMGEVIEDHIRMHLAAESLSQKEREEGAAELIDVIRAYLK, from the coding sequence ATGAGCCATACCATCCGCGAAAAGCAAAAGCTGATCAACCGCGTACGTCGTATTCGCGGGCAGATGGAAGGTGTCGAGCGGATGCTTGAGGAGGAAAAGGGTTGCGTCGAAGTCATGCAAACGATCGCGGGTGCGCGTGGTGCCATCAACGGTCTAATGGGCGAAGTCATCGAAGATCATATCCGCATGCACTTGGCCGCCGAAAGTCTGAGTCAGAAAGAGCGTGAAGAAGGCGCGGCCGAACTGATCGATGTCATTCGCGCTTATCTCAAATAA
- a CDS encoding AAA family ATPase, which yields MTTARHIVTLLKSHIAGDEDRFLSTALQLAAHEARQGHGKLAQEVKDLVDTAKTRQPSMRRAGGAIVLVQPKGELAGLLSARYPDIRLTDMVLAQPLRQRLDRILAEQRQQASLQSHGLQPRRKILLVGPPGAGKTMTASALAGELHLPLFTILLDGLITKFMGETASKLRLVFDAMTATRGVYLFDEFDAIGAKRGDRQDVGEIRRVLNSFLQFVEQDESQALIVAATNHPELLDRALLRRFDDVIEYTLPDVSLIEAILRNRLDRFATPELSWVDVANAAHGLSPADITRVADDAAKSVILDNSGTVTAASIFDALAERRLAAQAMDASNRP from the coding sequence ATGACCACCGCTCGCCACATTGTGACTCTTCTGAAAAGCCACATCGCCGGCGATGAGGACCGTTTCCTGTCGACGGCTCTCCAGTTGGCCGCCCATGAGGCGCGGCAGGGGCATGGTAAGCTGGCGCAGGAGGTTAAAGATCTCGTTGATACAGCAAAGACGCGCCAGCCGAGCATGCGCCGGGCGGGCGGGGCGATCGTACTTGTGCAGCCGAAGGGTGAACTCGCCGGTCTGCTGAGTGCCCGTTACCCCGACATCCGCCTAACAGACATGGTTCTGGCACAACCCCTTCGCCAACGTCTCGATCGTATTTTAGCCGAGCAGCGGCAGCAGGCGAGCCTCCAAAGCCACGGACTTCAGCCGCGCCGCAAGATCTTGCTCGTCGGTCCGCCGGGCGCCGGCAAGACGATGACGGCGAGCGCCTTGGCGGGAGAACTGCATCTTCCCTTGTTCACCATTCTCTTGGACGGCCTCATCACAAAGTTTATGGGCGAGACCGCGTCGAAGTTGCGCTTGGTTTTCGATGCCATGACCGCGACCCGCGGCGTGTATCTCTTTGATGAGTTTGATGCGATCGGAGCGAAGAGGGGAGACCGGCAGGACGTCGGAGAAATCCGGCGTGTGCTCAATTCCTTCCTTCAATTCGTAGAACAGGATGAAAGCCAGGCCTTAATCGTCGCTGCGACGAACCATCCCGAACTACTGGACCGGGCGCTTTTGCGTCGTTTCGACGACGTTATCGAATACACGCTTCCGGATGTGTCACTCATCGAAGCGATCCTTCGTAACAGGCTTGATCGCTTCGCAACACCCGAACTGTCGTGGGTAGATGTCGCGAACGCGGCACACGGCCTTTCGCCGGCAGATATTACTCGTGTGGCTGACGACGCCGCCAAGTCCGTCATTCTGGATAATTCGGGCACGGTCACTGCTGCAAGCATATTTGACGCGCTTGCCGAGCGCCGCTTGGCTGCCCAAGCTATGGATGCGAGCAACAGGCCATAA
- a CDS encoding S8 family peptidase, producing the protein MATGPRDRPHFLLRDNGAAEPYRRPNRKIDPPALPQRNRQAHAQALALAVGGAVAAAEQQLAETGVTAFETRGFYLEFDLPASEGAAIDQLANRQQKMEVVAVREPEGDGGIVKASVFVPERAKNYFLNKIEQYRSTDTDKGRPRNEPLISRIETAQLASARSLFTDDAALFPPDQQLAVWWEIWLREGRREKFEAIAAALEIELRQHAIRFPEREVVLALASTVTMDRVVARSDTIAELRRAKDTPAFFTGLGGAEQRAWTDDLAGRVQVSQTAGDVAICLLDSGVRRTHPLIEPVLSIDDWHTINPAWGADDTPAWQGHGTRMAGVALYNDLIDPLASEDAVELQYRLESVRILPPGDADENRPDLYGAITGEAIARAEIQAPHRSRVVATAITSTAPSRGRASSWSASIDQLCFETDAQRLILIAAGNIRVDLSPADHLVRNDIEPLDDPAQAWNAITVGAFTNKVDVIDAPFAGYAPIAPAGELSPASRTSVTWDRQWPVKPDIVMEGGNLAHDGVNPGEPIDDLRILTTHFRPENRYFSTIGDTSSATAQAAKLAAEIMVSRPGLWPETVRALLVHSAEWTPAMAARVTACHGNKTQLQSILRRYGYGVPNLGRALLSANNDLTLMIEDDIRPFQREGSGSVKMRDMKLHLLPWPKDNLLALGAEPVEVRVTLSYFIEPNPGERGWTRRHRYASHGLRFQMKTATESVDEFRARINQAARNEEEGTPVNVGESWLLGTFRDSGSLHSDFWRGTAADLAERDAIGIYPVGGWWKEKPYLDRYNEKARYSLIVTIRAPGAAVDLYAAVETILKTEIVAQV; encoded by the coding sequence ATGGCAACCGGACCACGCGATCGCCCGCATTTCCTGCTGAGAGATAACGGCGCGGCAGAGCCATACCGGCGCCCAAACCGGAAAATTGACCCACCGGCGCTACCTCAACGCAATAGGCAGGCTCATGCCCAGGCGCTGGCGTTGGCAGTCGGAGGAGCTGTCGCGGCGGCAGAGCAGCAGCTTGCCGAAACCGGGGTAACAGCCTTTGAGACGCGCGGTTTCTATCTCGAGTTCGATCTTCCTGCCTCCGAGGGGGCCGCAATCGACCAGCTCGCGAACAGACAACAAAAAATGGAGGTTGTCGCAGTCCGCGAGCCGGAAGGCGACGGCGGTATCGTCAAGGCCTCGGTATTTGTGCCCGAGCGTGCAAAAAACTACTTCCTAAACAAGATTGAGCAGTATCGATCGACGGACACCGACAAAGGGCGTCCTCGAAATGAGCCTCTAATTTCAAGGATCGAAACCGCACAGCTGGCATCCGCGCGTTCTCTCTTCACGGATGACGCAGCGCTGTTTCCACCCGACCAGCAACTCGCGGTGTGGTGGGAAATCTGGTTGCGCGAAGGCAGGCGTGAGAAGTTTGAAGCCATAGCGGCCGCTTTGGAAATAGAGCTGCGCCAGCACGCCATCCGGTTCCCCGAGCGCGAAGTCGTCTTGGCGTTGGCAAGCACCGTGACCATGGATCGCGTCGTTGCTCGCAGCGATACCATCGCTGAGTTGCGCCGGGCAAAAGATACGCCAGCGTTTTTCACAGGTCTTGGAGGTGCAGAACAAAGAGCTTGGACAGACGATCTCGCTGGTCGCGTTCAGGTCTCGCAGACTGCCGGTGACGTTGCTATATGCCTTTTGGACAGCGGGGTCCGCCGCACTCATCCTTTGATCGAGCCGGTGTTGTCGATCGATGATTGGCATACGATCAATCCGGCTTGGGGCGCCGACGACACGCCAGCTTGGCAGGGTCACGGCACGCGAATGGCCGGAGTAGCACTTTATAACGATCTGATTGATCCGCTTGCTTCTGAGGACGCTGTCGAACTGCAATATCGGCTGGAAAGTGTTAGAATTCTGCCACCTGGCGACGCGGATGAAAACCGACCTGATCTCTACGGCGCGATTACCGGTGAGGCGATTGCTCGAGCCGAGATTCAGGCGCCGCACAGAAGTCGGGTCGTAGCGACTGCTATAACAAGCACGGCTCCTTCGCGGGGGCGAGCCTCATCCTGGTCTGCTTCGATCGACCAACTCTGCTTCGAGACGGATGCGCAGCGGTTGATCCTGATAGCTGCTGGAAACATACGGGTTGACTTAAGCCCTGCGGATCACCTGGTTCGCAACGATATCGAACCGCTAGATGATCCAGCGCAAGCTTGGAACGCAATCACCGTCGGGGCTTTCACCAACAAAGTTGACGTTATCGATGCGCCTTTTGCCGGCTACGCCCCGATCGCGCCCGCTGGAGAACTGTCTCCGGCGAGCAGGACCTCCGTCACCTGGGATCGTCAGTGGCCGGTCAAGCCGGACATCGTCATGGAGGGCGGGAACCTGGCGCATGACGGCGTCAATCCTGGTGAGCCGATTGATGACCTGCGCATTCTGACGACGCACTTCCGGCCCGAAAACCGCTACTTCTCTACGATTGGCGACACCAGTTCCGCAACCGCGCAAGCTGCCAAGCTCGCGGCAGAGATCATGGTCAGCCGGCCGGGGCTCTGGCCCGAGACTGTCCGTGCTTTATTGGTTCATTCTGCCGAATGGACACCTGCGATGGCCGCCCGCGTCACGGCCTGCCACGGCAACAAAACGCAATTGCAATCGATTTTGCGCCGCTACGGTTACGGCGTGCCAAATCTCGGCAGAGCGCTGCTTTCCGCCAATAACGATCTGACTTTGATGATCGAGGACGACATTCGACCCTTCCAGCGAGAAGGGAGCGGATCAGTCAAAATGAGAGATATGAAGCTTCATCTGCTTCCTTGGCCGAAGGACAATCTGCTGGCCTTGGGCGCTGAGCCTGTCGAGGTCCGGGTCACGCTGTCCTATTTCATCGAGCCGAACCCCGGCGAGCGAGGCTGGACTAGGCGTCACAGATACGCTTCTCACGGATTGCGCTTCCAGATGAAAACAGCCACGGAATCCGTCGACGAGTTCCGTGCCCGCATCAACCAGGCTGCCCGAAACGAGGAAGAAGGTACACCCGTCAACGTCGGCGAAAGCTGGTTATTGGGTACATTCCGCGACAGCGGATCGCTGCATTCGGATTTCTGGCGGGGAACGGCGGCTGATCTTGCCGAGCGTGACGCCATCGGTATTTATCCAGTTGGCGGTTGGTGGAAGGAAAAGCCGTATCTGGACCGATACAACGAGAAGGCGCGCTATTCGCTGATCGTGACCATTCGCGCGCCTGGTGCCGCGGTTGATCTTTATGCGGCGGTCGAGACGATTCTGAAGACAGAGATCGTCGCACAGGTGTAG